A section of the Pimelobacter simplex genome encodes:
- a CDS encoding histone-like nucleoid-structuring protein Lsr2, which yields MAQKVNIILVDDIDGSDASQTVAFGLDGSNYEIDLNDKNANALREALAAYVGHARKVGRGGAGGAKRGRGAAAAAAGGASAKEVREWARANGHDVPERGRIPSDVREAYDAAH from the coding sequence ATGGCGCAGAAGGTCAATATCATCCTGGTCGACGACATCGACGGGAGCGACGCTTCGCAGACGGTCGCTTTCGGTCTCGACGGGTCCAATTACGAGATCGACCTCAATGACAAGAATGCGAATGCGCTGCGCGAGGCGCTCGCCGCCTATGTCGGCCACGCCCGCAAGGTCGGCCGCGGTGGTGCCGGCGGCGCCAAGCGCGGCCGCGGCGCGGCGGCCGCCGCTGCCGGTGGCGCCTCGGCCAAGGAGGTCCGGGAGTGGGCACGGGCCAACGGTCACGACGTGCCCGAGCGCGGCCGGATCCCGTCCGACGTCCGTGAGGCGTACGACGCCGCGCACTGA
- a CDS encoding TetR/AcrR family transcriptional regulator: MVDGAAAEGASRDRRGELAEGATDYVLEHGLIGLSLRPLAAALGTSDRMLLYHFAGKDDLVASVLGTSNERSIAHLRSLPGAASVREAVLVLWAASTEGQLERCQRLYLEAAALGVFGREPYAGMVRRSNQAWLSALAAWLVAAGCPEAVAGRAANLLDVAMMGMLLDLPLEVEPNAAPLAQSVADVADAVAAIAAGAQGSR; encoded by the coding sequence ATGGTCGACGGAGCCGCAGCGGAGGGCGCGAGCCGGGACCGGCGCGGCGAGCTGGCCGAGGGGGCGACGGACTACGTCCTCGAGCACGGACTGATCGGGCTCAGCCTGCGGCCGCTGGCGGCCGCGCTGGGGACCAGCGACCGGATGCTGCTCTACCACTTCGCCGGCAAGGACGACCTGGTCGCGAGCGTGCTCGGTACGTCCAACGAGCGCTCGATCGCGCACCTGCGGTCGCTGCCGGGGGCGGCGTCGGTACGCGAGGCCGTCCTGGTGCTGTGGGCGGCGTCCACCGAGGGGCAGCTGGAGCGCTGCCAGCGGCTCTACCTGGAGGCGGCGGCGCTCGGGGTGTTCGGGCGGGAGCCGTACGCCGGCATGGTCCGGCGCTCCAACCAGGCCTGGCTGTCGGCGCTCGCCGCGTGGCTCGTCGCCGCGGGCTGTCCCGAGGCGGTCGCGGGCCGGGCGGCGAACCTGCTCGACGTCGCGATGATGGGGATGCTGCTCGACCTGCCGCTGGAGGTCGAGCCGAACGCGGCCCCGCTGGCGCAGTCCGTCGCCGACGTCGCGGACGCGGTGGCCGCGATCGCCGCCGGGGCTCAGGGAAGCCGGTAG
- a CDS encoding class I SAM-dependent methyltransferase: protein MQLRGTIPSPNIWHHTATYELENRAADPDGRLWSAMQARADWSGRTVLDLGCGTGFHLPRFAETAARVVGVEPHPGLVKLAGRRLRTRGTTGVEVVRGTAQEIPLPDASVDVVHARWAYFFGPGCEPGLVELDRVVRRGGVALIIDNDGSRSTFGDWFRRGYPHLEPPEAIERFWSIRGWELDRVDMGWRFATRADLEAVVRIEFTPEVADQVLGEHTGVEVDYAVNLWSKRF, encoded by the coding sequence ATGCAGCTCCGGGGCACCATCCCCAGCCCCAACATCTGGCACCACACGGCGACGTACGAGCTGGAGAACCGCGCCGCCGACCCCGACGGCCGGCTCTGGTCGGCGATGCAGGCACGCGCCGACTGGTCCGGCCGGACCGTCCTCGACCTCGGCTGCGGCACCGGCTTCCACCTGCCCCGCTTCGCCGAGACCGCCGCCCGCGTCGTCGGCGTCGAGCCGCACCCGGGGCTGGTCAAGCTCGCCGGCCGCCGCCTGCGCACCCGCGGCACCACCGGCGTCGAGGTCGTACGCGGCACGGCCCAGGAGATCCCCCTGCCCGACGCCTCGGTCGACGTCGTCCACGCCCGCTGGGCCTACTTCTTCGGCCCCGGCTGCGAGCCCGGCCTCGTCGAGCTCGACCGCGTCGTACGCCGCGGCGGGGTCGCACTGATCATCGACAACGACGGCTCCCGCTCGACCTTCGGCGACTGGTTCCGCCGCGGCTACCCCCACCTGGAGCCGCCCGAGGCGATCGAGCGCTTCTGGAGCATCCGCGGCTGGGAGCTCGACCGGGTCGACATGGGCTGGCGGTTCGCGACGCGCGCGGACCTCGAGGCCGTCGTACGGATCGAGTTCACGCCCGAGGTCGCCGACCAGGTGCTGGGTGAGCACACCGGCGTCGAGGTCGACTACGCCGTCAACCTCTGGTCGAAGAGGTTCTGA
- a CDS encoding LacI family DNA-binding transcriptional regulator, with protein sequence MDSSRTPATLADVAERAGVSRQTVSNAINNPDLLRADTLARVREAIEVLDYTPNQAARHLRTRSSHLIGMRLAPVQEFTASATTDRFVHALVEASREAGYHVLLFSGGRVEEGEQPDPLGGYDDLLRSTAVDAFVVTDTYLGNPQTVGLTLRRAPFVAFGRPWDDAGATHPWVDVDGAAGVQAATEHLREHGHERIAWIGWQPGSRIGEDRRAGWHRTMAAHGLSTIGLEAAVDDTVDAGRQAAAALLDAGGPTAFVCASDTLAVGVLHTLTERGLAPGRDVAVVGFDDSQVAQVMGLTSVRQPLEEVAVQLVAALRALLAPGHTVAPGVLLEPRLEVRTSSTRG encoded by the coding sequence GTGGACAGCTCGCGGACGCCGGCGACCCTCGCGGACGTGGCCGAGCGGGCGGGTGTGTCCCGGCAGACCGTGTCGAACGCGATCAACAACCCCGACCTGCTCCGCGCGGACACCCTGGCCCGGGTGCGCGAGGCCATCGAGGTGCTCGACTACACGCCCAACCAGGCGGCGCGCCACCTGCGCACCCGCTCCTCGCACCTGATCGGGATGCGCCTGGCGCCGGTGCAGGAGTTCACCGCGAGCGCGACCACCGACCGGTTCGTGCATGCACTGGTCGAGGCCTCGCGCGAGGCCGGCTACCACGTCCTGCTGTTCTCGGGCGGTCGCGTCGAGGAGGGCGAGCAGCCCGACCCCCTCGGCGGGTACGACGACCTGCTCCGCTCGACCGCGGTCGACGCCTTCGTCGTCACCGACACCTATCTCGGCAACCCGCAGACCGTCGGGCTGACCCTGCGCCGGGCGCCGTTCGTCGCGTTCGGCCGCCCCTGGGACGACGCCGGCGCGACCCACCCGTGGGTCGACGTCGACGGCGCGGCCGGCGTCCAGGCGGCGACCGAGCACCTGCGCGAGCACGGCCACGAGCGGATCGCCTGGATCGGCTGGCAGCCCGGCTCCCGGATCGGCGAGGACCGGCGCGCCGGCTGGCACCGCACGATGGCGGCGCACGGACTGTCGACGATCGGCCTGGAGGCCGCGGTCGACGACACCGTCGACGCCGGTCGTCAGGCGGCCGCGGCGCTGCTCGACGCCGGAGGGCCCACCGCCTTCGTCTGCGCCTCGGACACGCTCGCGGTCGGCGTCCTGCACACGCTCACCGAGCGCGGCCTCGCGCCGGGGCGGGACGTCGCGGTCGTCGGCTTCGACGACTCGCAGGTCGCCCAGGTGATGGGGCTGACGTCCGTACGCCAGCCGCTCGAGGAGGTCGCGGTCCAGCTCGTCGCCGCGCTGCGGGCGCTGCTGGCTCCGGGGCACACGGTGGCGCCCGGGGTGCTGCTCGAGCCGCGGCTGGAGGTCAGAACCTCTTCGACCAGAGGTTGA
- a CDS encoding A/G-specific adenine glycosylase yields the protein MTSTLVEPILRWYDEHARDLPWRRPEATPWSVLVSEFMLQQTPVVRVLPIHEAWLTRWPTPAALAAESSGEAVRAWGRLGYPRRALRLHAAATAITADHGGEVPSEYDALLALPGVGDYTAAAVAAFAYGRRQVVLDTNVRRVLARTVTGVEFPPRSVTRAERDLGAVLLPEDAPTAATWSVAVMELGALVCTADRPRCASCPVTDTCAWQAAGAPAYDGPPRPVQTYAGTDRQCRGRLLAVLRDEPGSVPRDRLDAAWDDAVQRERALASLIADGLVVAQDDGRYRLP from the coding sequence ATGACGAGCACCCTGGTCGAGCCGATCCTGCGCTGGTACGACGAGCACGCGCGCGACCTCCCGTGGCGCCGCCCCGAGGCGACCCCCTGGTCCGTGCTCGTCAGCGAGTTCATGCTGCAGCAGACACCCGTCGTCCGCGTCCTGCCCATCCACGAGGCCTGGCTGACCCGCTGGCCGACACCGGCCGCGCTCGCTGCGGAGTCCTCGGGCGAGGCGGTCCGGGCCTGGGGCCGGCTGGGGTACCCGCGCCGCGCGCTGCGCCTCCACGCCGCCGCGACGGCGATCACCGCGGACCACGGCGGCGAGGTCCCCAGCGAGTACGACGCGCTGCTCGCCCTCCCCGGCGTCGGCGACTACACGGCGGCCGCGGTCGCCGCCTTCGCCTACGGACGCCGCCAGGTGGTGCTCGACACCAACGTCCGCCGCGTGCTGGCGCGCACCGTGACCGGCGTGGAGTTCCCGCCGCGCTCGGTGACCCGCGCGGAGCGCGACCTCGGCGCGGTCCTGCTCCCCGAGGACGCCCCGACCGCCGCGACCTGGTCGGTCGCGGTGATGGAGCTCGGTGCCCTCGTCTGCACCGCGGACCGCCCCCGCTGCGCGAGCTGCCCCGTCACGGACACGTGCGCCTGGCAGGCCGCCGGCGCCCCGGCGTACGACGGACCGCCGCGCCCCGTGCAGACCTACGCCGGTACCGACCGGCAGTGCCGCGGCCGGCTCCTCGCCGTCCTGCGGGACGAGCCCGGCTCGGTCCCCCGGGACCGCCTCGACGCGGCCTGGGACGACGCCGTCCAGCGCGAGCGCGCGCTGGCCTCGCTGATCGCCGATGGCCTGGTCGTCGCCCAGGACGACGGCCGCTACCGGCTTCCCTGA
- the radA gene encoding DNA repair protein RadA, whose product MAGSKTRSTYRCGECGWTTAKWVGRCGECQAWGSVSEVAVATAGLSSRTTAAPVTQAAVPIGQVSADRAVHHPSGVPELDRVLGGGLVPGAAVLLAGEPGVGKSTLLLEVAARTAAGSRRTLYVTGEESAAQVRLRADRTNALEDQLYLAAETDLGAVLTHIEEVRPATVVIDSVQTISASGVEGVPGGVTQVKEVAQALVRMAKSRDITIVMIGHVTKDGGIAGPRVLEHLVDVVLHFEGDRNSRFRMLRAVKNRFGPVDEVGCFDLGPDGIRAVDDPTGIFVERHHGRVPGTCIAVSMEGRRPILAEVQGLVTLSPNERPRRTTSGIDSSRLAMVLAVLQQHCGVRLHQHDVFASTVGGARLTDPGGDLALAVAVASAHFVSAPPAGVVAMGEIGLSGELRRVRDLPQRLAEAARLGFALAIVPADPGAAQGVRRPATDRMIDGMQVIEAPDVISALRLLNLDRRTKHALEVIDGNE is encoded by the coding sequence ATGGCTGGTTCGAAAACACGTTCGACTTACCGCTGCGGCGAGTGCGGCTGGACGACGGCGAAGTGGGTGGGGCGCTGCGGCGAGTGCCAGGCCTGGGGCTCGGTGTCCGAGGTCGCGGTCGCCACGGCCGGTCTCTCGAGCCGGACGACGGCCGCTCCGGTGACCCAGGCCGCCGTACCGATCGGGCAGGTCTCGGCCGACCGCGCGGTGCACCACCCCTCGGGCGTGCCCGAGCTCGACCGGGTCCTGGGCGGCGGACTGGTGCCCGGCGCGGCCGTGCTGCTCGCCGGCGAGCCCGGCGTCGGCAAGTCGACACTGCTGCTCGAGGTCGCCGCGCGGACGGCGGCCGGCTCCCGGCGCACGCTCTACGTCACCGGCGAGGAGTCCGCGGCCCAGGTCCGGCTGCGGGCCGACCGCACCAACGCGCTCGAGGACCAGCTCTACCTCGCCGCCGAGACCGACCTGGGTGCGGTGCTGACCCACATCGAGGAGGTCCGCCCGGCCACGGTCGTGATCGACTCGGTCCAGACGATCAGCGCCTCCGGCGTCGAGGGCGTCCCCGGTGGGGTGACCCAGGTCAAGGAGGTCGCCCAGGCGCTGGTCCGCATGGCCAAGAGCCGCGACATCACCATCGTGATGATCGGCCACGTCACCAAGGACGGCGGCATCGCCGGCCCCCGGGTGCTGGAGCACCTGGTCGACGTCGTCCTGCACTTCGAGGGCGACCGCAACTCCCGCTTCCGGATGCTCCGCGCGGTCAAGAACCGCTTCGGTCCGGTCGACGAGGTCGGCTGCTTCGACCTCGGCCCCGACGGCATCCGCGCCGTCGACGACCCGACCGGCATCTTCGTCGAGCGGCACCACGGCCGGGTGCCCGGCACCTGCATCGCGGTCTCGATGGAGGGGCGGCGCCCGATCCTCGCCGAGGTGCAGGGCCTGGTCACGCTCTCTCCCAACGAGCGGCCACGGCGGACGACCTCGGGCATCGACAGCTCGCGCCTGGCCATGGTGCTCGCGGTCCTCCAGCAGCACTGCGGCGTCCGGCTCCACCAGCACGACGTCTTCGCCTCCACCGTCGGCGGCGCCCGGCTCACCGATCCGGGCGGCGACCTCGCGCTCGCGGTGGCGGTCGCCTCGGCCCACTTCGTCTCCGCGCCTCCGGCCGGCGTGGTCGCGATGGGCGAGATCGGGCTGTCCGGCGAGCTGCGCCGGGTCCGCGACCTGCCGCAGCGGCTGGCCGAGGCGGCGCGACTCGGTTTCGCGCTGGCGATCGTGCCGGCCGACCCCGGCGCGGCCCAGGGCGTACGCCGCCCCGCGACCGACCGGATGATCGACGGGATGCAGGTGATCGAGGCCCCGGACGTCATCAGCGCGCTGCGGCTGCTCAACCTCGACCGCCGTACGAAGCACGCTCTGGAGGTGATCGACGGGAACGAATAG
- a CDS encoding ATP-dependent Clp protease ATP-binding subunit has product MFERFTDRARRVVVLAQEEARMLSHNYIGTEHILLGLIHEGEGVAAKALESLDISLEAVRAQVEEIIGQGQQAPSGHIPFTPRAKKVLELSLREALQLGHSYIGTEHILLGLIREGEGVAAQVLQKLGADLNRVRQQVIQLLSGFQGKESSSTASAAGATSGGDAPSSSLVLDQFGRNLTQDAREGKLDPIIGRAAQIERVMQVLSRRTKNNPVLIGEPGVGKTSIVEGLAQDIVKGNVPETLKDKQIYTLDLGALVAGSRYRGDFEERLKKVLKEIRTRGDIVLFIDEIHTLVGAGAAEGAIDAASILKPMLARGELQTIGATTLDEYRKYLEKDAALERRFQPIQVPEPSIADTIEMLKGIRDRYEAHHRVTITDEALVSAATLADRYISDRFLPDKAIDLIDEAGSRLRIRRMTAPADLREYDDKIADVRQRKEAAIDGQDFEAAARLRDEEKQLILAKSEREKQWRAGDMDEVAEVDEELIAEVLAVATGIPIVKLSEEESTRLLKMEDELHKRVIGQEEAVKALSRAIRRTRAGLKDPKRPGGSFIFAGPSGVGKTWLSKTLAEFLFGDEDALIQLDMSEFGEKHTVSRLFGSPPGYVGYEEGGQLTEKVRRKPFSVVLFDEVEKAHPDIFNSLLQILEEGRLTDSQGRVVDFKNTVIIMTTNLGSRDIGKSVGLGFSSGDAAGSYDRMKAKVSDELKQHFRPEFLNRVDEIIVFPPLSSEQIVAMVDNMIAAVEVRMKDRDMRLELTQAAKNLLAERGFDPVLGARPLRRTIQREIEDVLAEKMLYGEVGPGQIVLVDVDGEGPTATFTFEGQKVGELPDMPPLETVADSAAGAGAGDLPEDPGSAASASSESA; this is encoded by the coding sequence ATGTTCGAGCGGTTCACTGACCGAGCCCGCCGGGTGGTCGTGCTGGCCCAGGAGGAGGCCCGCATGCTCTCCCACAACTACATCGGGACCGAGCACATCCTGCTCGGGCTCATCCACGAGGGAGAGGGCGTCGCCGCCAAGGCGCTGGAGTCGCTCGACATCTCCCTCGAGGCGGTCCGGGCCCAGGTCGAGGAGATCATCGGCCAGGGGCAGCAGGCTCCGTCCGGCCACATCCCCTTCACGCCGCGTGCCAAGAAGGTCCTCGAGCTGTCCCTGCGCGAAGCGCTGCAGCTCGGTCACTCCTACATCGGCACCGAGCACATCCTGCTCGGGCTGATCCGTGAGGGTGAGGGCGTCGCCGCCCAGGTCCTGCAGAAGCTCGGCGCCGACCTCAACCGGGTCCGCCAGCAGGTCATCCAGCTGCTGTCCGGCTTCCAGGGCAAGGAGAGCAGCTCGACCGCGTCCGCTGCCGGTGCCACGAGCGGTGGCGACGCGCCGTCGTCCTCGCTGGTGCTCGACCAGTTCGGTCGCAACCTGACCCAGGACGCCCGCGAGGGCAAGCTCGACCCGATCATCGGTCGCGCCGCGCAGATCGAGCGCGTGATGCAGGTGCTCTCGCGGCGTACCAAGAACAACCCGGTGCTCATCGGTGAGCCCGGTGTCGGAAAGACCTCGATCGTCGAGGGTCTGGCCCAGGACATCGTCAAGGGCAACGTTCCCGAGACGCTCAAGGACAAGCAGATCTACACGCTCGACCTGGGTGCGCTGGTCGCCGGCTCGCGCTACCGCGGTGACTTCGAGGAGCGCCTCAAGAAGGTGCTCAAGGAGATCCGCACGCGCGGCGACATCGTGCTGTTCATCGACGAGATCCACACCCTCGTCGGTGCCGGTGCGGCCGAGGGCGCGATCGACGCCGCGTCGATCCTCAAGCCCATGCTGGCCCGCGGTGAGCTCCAGACCATCGGCGCCACCACGCTCGACGAGTACCGCAAGTACCTCGAGAAGGACGCCGCCCTCGAGCGCCGCTTCCAGCCGATCCAGGTGCCCGAGCCGTCGATCGCCGACACGATCGAGATGCTCAAGGGCATCCGTGACCGCTACGAGGCGCACCACCGGGTGACCATCACCGACGAGGCGCTCGTCTCCGCAGCCACCCTCGCCGACCGCTACATCTCCGACCGGTTCCTGCCGGACAAGGCGATCGACCTCATCGACGAGGCCGGCTCGCGGCTGCGCATCCGCCGGATGACGGCTCCCGCCGACCTGCGTGAGTACGACGACAAGATCGCCGACGTCCGCCAGCGCAAGGAGGCGGCCATCGACGGTCAGGACTTCGAGGCGGCCGCGCGTCTGCGCGACGAGGAGAAGCAGCTGATCCTGGCCAAGTCCGAGCGCGAGAAGCAGTGGCGTGCCGGTGACATGGACGAGGTCGCCGAGGTCGACGAGGAGCTCATCGCCGAGGTCCTCGCCGTCGCGACCGGCATCCCGATTGTCAAGCTCTCCGAGGAGGAGTCCACGCGGCTGCTCAAGATGGAGGACGAGCTGCACAAGCGGGTCATCGGCCAGGAGGAGGCCGTCAAGGCGCTCAGCCGGGCGATCCGTCGTACGCGTGCGGGTCTGAAGGACCCCAAGCGTCCCGGTGGCTCGTTCATCTTCGCCGGCCCCTCTGGTGTCGGAAAGACGTGGCTGTCCAAGACGCTCGCCGAGTTCCTGTTCGGTGACGAGGACGCGCTGATCCAGCTCGACATGTCCGAGTTCGGCGAGAAGCACACCGTCTCGCGGCTCTTCGGTTCGCCGCCGGGATATGTCGGTTACGAGGAGGGCGGTCAGCTCACCGAGAAGGTGCGCCGCAAGCCGTTCTCCGTCGTTCTCTTCGACGAGGTCGAGAAGGCCCACCCCGACATCTTCAACAGCCTGCTGCAGATTCTCGAGGAAGGTCGCCTGACCGACTCGCAGGGTCGGGTCGTGGACTTCAAGAACACCGTGATCATCATGACCACGAACCTCGGCTCGCGCGACATCGGCAAGTCGGTCGGCCTGGGCTTCAGCTCGGGCGACGCCGCCGGCTCCTACGACCGGATGAAGGCGAAGGTCTCCGACGAGCTCAAGCAGCACTTCCGCCCGGAGTTCCTCAACCGGGTCGACGAGATCATCGTCTTCCCGCCGCTGAGCTCCGAGCAGATCGTCGCGATGGTGGACAACATGATCGCCGCCGTCGAGGTCCGGATGAAGGACCGCGACATGCGCCTCGAGCTCACCCAGGCCGCCAAGAACCTGCTCGCCGAGCGGGGCTTCGACCCGGTCCTGGGCGCCCGGCCGCTGCGTCGCACGATCCAGCGCGAGATCGAGGACGTGCTCGCCGAGAAGATGCTCTACGGCGAGGTCGGCCCCGGCCAGATCGTGCTCGTGGACGTCGACGGCGAGGGCCCCACGGCGACCTTCACCTTCGAGGGGCAGAAGGTCGGGGAGCTCCCCGACATGCCGCCGCTCGAGACGGTCGCCGACAGCGCCGCGGGTGCGGGTGCCGGCGACCTGCCGGAGGACCCCGGTTCCGCCGCCTCCGCCTCGTCCGAGTCGGCCTGA
- the disA gene encoding DNA integrity scanning diadenylate cyclase DisA: MVTSADPRLREALASIAPGTPLRDGLERILRGRTGALIVLGKDKLVDSLCTGGFELDVPFTATGLRELAKMDGAIIVDAGVGRIVRAAVHLMPDQSIPSEETGTRHRTADRVAKQTGHPVISVSQSMQIIAAYVGDTRHVLEDSGQILSRANQALATLERYKLRLDEVSSTLSALEIEDLVTVRDVAVVAQRLEMVTRIAREIEDYVLELGTDGRLLALQLEELVTGVDTERELVIRDYVPSRRRSRDPLELLGKLELLSATDLVDPSAVAKVLGIGTGEHLDGAVAPRGYRLLTKVPRLPANVVEGLVDHFGTLQKLLSAGIDDLQAVEGVGELRARSVREGLSRLAESTILERYV; this comes from the coding sequence GTGGTCACGTCGGCCGATCCCCGACTCCGCGAGGCTCTCGCGTCGATCGCTCCGGGCACGCCCCTGCGCGACGGACTCGAACGGATCCTCCGCGGCCGCACCGGAGCGCTCATCGTGCTCGGCAAGGACAAGCTGGTCGACAGCCTCTGCACCGGCGGCTTCGAGCTCGACGTCCCGTTCACCGCCACCGGGCTGCGCGAGCTGGCCAAGATGGACGGCGCGATCATCGTCGACGCCGGCGTCGGCCGGATCGTCCGGGCCGCGGTCCACCTGATGCCCGACCAGAGCATCCCCTCCGAGGAGACCGGCACCCGGCACCGCACGGCCGACCGCGTCGCCAAGCAGACCGGCCACCCGGTGATCTCGGTGTCGCAGTCGATGCAGATCATCGCGGCGTACGTCGGCGACACCCGCCACGTGCTCGAGGACTCCGGCCAGATCCTCTCCCGCGCCAACCAGGCGCTGGCGACCCTGGAGCGCTACAAGCTCCGCCTGGACGAGGTCTCCAGCACGCTCTCCGCCCTGGAGATCGAGGACCTGGTCACCGTCCGCGACGTCGCCGTGGTCGCCCAGCGCCTCGAGATGGTCACCCGGATCGCCCGCGAGATCGAGGACTACGTCCTCGAGCTCGGCACCGACGGCCGCCTGCTCGCCCTCCAGCTCGAAGAGCTCGTCACCGGCGTCGACACCGAGCGCGAGCTCGTGATCCGCGACTACGTCCCGTCCCGCCGCCGCAGCCGCGACCCCCTCGAGCTGCTCGGCAAGCTCGAGCTGCTCTCCGCCACCGACCTCGTCGACCCCTCCGCGGTCGCCAAGGTCCTCGGCATCGGCACCGGCGAGCACCTCGACGGCGCGGTCGCCCCGCGCGGCTACCGTCTGCTCACCAAGGTCCCCCGCCTGCCCGCCAACGTCGTCGAGGGCCTGGTCGACCACTTCGGCACGCTCCAGAAGCTGCTCTCCGCCGGCATCGACGACCTCCAGGCCGTCGAGGGCGTCGGCGAGCTCCGCGCCCGCAGCGTCCGCGAGGGCCTGAGCCGGCTCGCCGAGTCGACCATCCTCGAGCGCTACGTCTGA
- a CDS encoding sensor histidine kinase, with the protein MNALKDYFAGIPIRYPVIAVAGGVVLYLAAQQTPWAPFSVSNNAEAVEFTQGLLDLLWIGLALAPLIALRRPWLGALVVLAPLPIGVMSEHEWPFVIYVGLAVVAVVGAWTSPRQAVVVGALALAPVATMAFGWSAMVVPYGALIEVRQAGDGVGMLAAYTVVTGALLGCAMWLRGHAARDAERAELARQTREVGAERAIVVERARLARDLHDVVAHHVSLIAVRAETAPYTEPELDPAGRRVLAEVAAEARLALDELRGVLGILGRSGEAERSPQPTLADVTALVERSRRSGQEVTLRGDVQAPVGAAAGYAAYRVVQEALTNARKHAPGAPVEVVVATTPSLLEVGIANPVTEPPTGLAGGRGLPGMRERVEALGGRLRVRAAGPRFEVDATVPVNERVGGAGVS; encoded by the coding sequence GTGAACGCGCTCAAGGACTATTTCGCCGGCATCCCGATCCGGTACCCGGTGATCGCCGTAGCCGGCGGTGTGGTGCTCTACCTCGCCGCCCAGCAGACGCCCTGGGCTCCGTTCTCGGTGTCGAACAACGCCGAGGCCGTCGAGTTCACCCAGGGATTGCTCGACCTGCTCTGGATCGGCCTGGCCCTCGCGCCCCTGATCGCGCTGCGCCGGCCCTGGCTCGGTGCGTTGGTGGTGCTGGCGCCCCTGCCCATCGGGGTGATGTCCGAGCACGAGTGGCCTTTCGTCATCTACGTCGGACTCGCCGTGGTCGCGGTGGTCGGCGCCTGGACCAGCCCGCGGCAGGCGGTCGTGGTCGGGGCGCTGGCTCTGGCGCCCGTCGCGACGATGGCCTTCGGGTGGAGCGCGATGGTCGTTCCCTACGGGGCGCTGATCGAGGTCCGGCAGGCGGGCGACGGGGTGGGGATGCTCGCGGCGTACACCGTCGTCACCGGCGCGCTGCTGGGCTGCGCGATGTGGTTGCGTGGGCACGCGGCGCGCGATGCCGAGCGGGCGGAGCTGGCCCGTCAGACCCGTGAGGTGGGTGCCGAGCGGGCGATCGTGGTCGAGCGGGCTCGGCTGGCGCGGGACCTGCACGACGTCGTGGCGCACCACGTGTCGCTGATCGCGGTCCGGGCGGAGACCGCGCCGTACACGGAGCCGGAGCTGGATCCGGCCGGACGCCGGGTGCTCGCCGAGGTCGCCGCCGAGGCCCGGCTGGCGCTGGACGAGCTCCGCGGTGTGCTGGGCATCCTGGGGCGTTCCGGTGAGGCCGAGCGGTCGCCCCAGCCGACCCTGGCCGATGTCACCGCCCTGGTCGAGCGCTCCCGCCGTTCCGGTCAGGAGGTCACGCTCCGCGGCGACGTGCAGGCGCCCGTGGGTGCCGCGGCCGGGTACGCGGCGTACCGCGTCGTCCAGGAGGCGCTCACCAACGCGCGCAAGCACGCGCCGGGGGCGCCGGTCGAGGTGGTCGTGGCGACGACGCCGAGCCTGCTCGAGGTGGGCATCGCCAACCCGGTGACCGAGCCGCCCACGGGCCTGGCCGGCGGACGAGGCCTGCCCGGCATGCGCGAGCGCGTCGAGGCGCTGGGCGGCCGGCTGCGGGTCCGGGCCGCCGGTCCGCGCTTCGAGGTCGACGCCACGGTCCCCGTCAACGAGCGGGTCGGGGGCGCGGGTGTCTCCTGA
- a CDS encoding DMT family transporter, with amino-acid sequence MVVAWSLLLTAIGVEVAASAALPRTDSFRNPLWTVLVLGGYALSIWLLALVVKDLPVSIAYAVWAGLGTAGMAVVGVLFLDERLDALKAGALALIVLGVVLLNLAGSTH; translated from the coding sequence ATGGTGGTCGCCTGGTCGCTGCTGCTCACCGCGATCGGCGTGGAGGTCGCGGCGAGCGCCGCCCTCCCCCGTACCGACAGCTTCCGCAACCCCCTGTGGACAGTGCTGGTCCTGGGCGGCTACGCGCTGTCGATCTGGCTGCTCGCGCTGGTCGTCAAGGATCTCCCCGTGTCCATCGCGTACGCCGTGTGGGCCGGCCTCGGCACGGCCGGGATGGCGGTGGTCGGCGTCCTCTTCCTCGACGAGCGCCTGGACGCGCTCAAGGCCGGCGCCCTCGCACTGATCGTGCTCGGGGTCGTCCTGCTCAACCTGGCCGGCTCCACGCACTGA